The segment TAGAATTTACCATCAACAAACATCTAGCAAAATGATTGAAACATACTGATCACATGATTTGACAAGTGAATTAAAAGCATTTGACAGAATCACATTCTCCTGTGCCAGTCTCCCAGGAATATCTGATCTTCACACTTTTACAACAGCTTTTCCaagattttctccttttaacaTTCCTATAAAAGCCATTGGCATGTTCTCAAATCCTTCAGTGACTTGTTCATGGCACTTCACCTTCCCCTGtcaaaagtaagaaagaaaattgctgAATTTTCATCcaccaaaacagaacaaactgCAGCAATATTTTCTCCAgcatatatatttcatttgaaacaTGCAAGCTGGCATGCACCAGGATAACTGCAAAACCAGGTGGGCTCTTGTGAAGATCTCCTTTTGCTGTAAAACCTTTTACCTGGAGTCATAACAGGAACTGCTGTAAAAATGTACCAGGACAGATTTATTGTTACTTGGTCCTCAAACAATTGACAGGTAGGGGATCGTTTACCCAAAACCAGGCCTGTCTCTACCCATACAGAAGTATGGAATTGCAAATCCAATGATTAAAACCTGACCCATCCCAAAACCTCAAGTTTGTAAAAGCTAGAGCCTCTTAGCCTTTACTGGTCACACTCACAAACTTCTCACAGCCATGAACTTGGTTACTAACTCAGCCTCCacctagaaaaataaaatacaagaaattccCTATTAAATCCCTTTAAAGCCCTGCTCCTAATACTATAAATTCATTCTTGCCAGTAACTTCAGCACAATACTACAATGGAAATCCTGGCCCATACTCAAATGACTGAATGAGAGATACAGGAATTTACTCTAACTATGAAAATTTCCATTATCAGATAAGTATTTTTGCATTATTCTGGAAGCATGCTTCTTCAAAGCCAATATGTATTCTGGATTATATCTGAGTCTACAAGCTGATATCACACATctcaacaaaacagaaaggatCAGGCATATCTACTATAGTTTAACTGTCCCCAAGAGTCTCAAGGATCaaggcagggagaaggaaagcGTCATGCTGTGACCTCACCTAAACAGCTATGACAAGAAACCTCTTGCAGAGATGGACTCTGCAGTGCAAGTACACCTTACAAACAGCTGCCCTTTCCTTCCTTACCTCCATGACCCACTTCAGCAGGGCCTGCAGACCTTCCTCCCGGCGGCTGTTCCATTGGGTCACAAGAAACCCTTCCATTCGAAGCTCTTTGAAGATCATGGGAAGCTGCACATAAGGGCCTGCAAGAGAAAAGAACCAGCAAGCCACCTGCAGTATCAGTTTCATTCAGAGTAAGTCCCGATGCATAAAGTGAGCTTTTAGCCAGTAAAGATCACTGAATCACTTCCTTTCAGCCAGCGGCAACAGATATATTTTCCAAAGAGAATTTCCAGCACAACAGACTGAAGATTCATGGACAGTCACCTAGGGAGACAAAGGCCTGATCCCTAAAGCTGTGGAGCTAAACaattctgaaaacagaatttatttcattcaGAAATAAAGTGGCCTCAGCTTCAACTGAGTGACTTAAGCTGAATCtcaaaaatactgttttaacaGCTTGTTTGATAGCCTGACAGGCTCTCATGCTCTCTCTAACTCTCAGGATCTGAGTTATAAACTCTAGAAAAACAGTTTCCTCGGTCACAAAAATGTCTGATAGCCTCCTCATTACCAAAAGCCTGttccattttttaaagtgatctGATAGTCCAAAGCCAGTCAGCTACCAAAGAAATACTGTCcttcaatttattttagaaagcaaatCTGGAAAATTTAACGCTATTGAAAATGAATATTCATTCATCCACACTTCTCAGTAGTTTTATTAGTAGCTGAAAccttactggaaaaaaaaataacccagaaaGCTTAAGCTGCATCAGCTAAAAACCTGAAGGAAAACCATTATCTCATCTTAAAGTACATACTACTGTATAAATGGCATCATGACACCACACCGGCTGATCTATATCTGCATAAGGTCATGTGGAGTCCTGTTTTAAGTATCTTAGCCACTCCCTCATTCCTAATCAGCTGATGTCACAAGACAGGGGGTGCAAAGGTGGATGAGTGCATGTACACACAGGGAGCATGgtcccagtgtcccacagcaggaGTTACCCAAatgtatacatatacatacactTAAATGGCACAGGGAAGTGAACAGTAGACTGTCGTTATGTATTTCTGCCATCAccaaagacaaaataattttagataCAATAAAGACCCACACCTTTCTGAGGCACAGAGTCATTGTACTGAGAGATGGCACCACAGACTGCAATCCTTCCATATTTCTTCATTTGGTTGATAGCAACACTGGCAAATTCTCCACCCACCTACAAGAACCAGAGCACGTGCAGCATTAGAGACAATCCAGTGTTTAGCATTGGCTGCCAAAATCTGCCAACATTGCATTGTTGCACCAACAGGTTCAATCAGGGGAAGTAACTTCCACTACCCCAAAGACTTGGTGGCTGCAGAAACCCTTGGATTTACACAGACCTGTGAGGACTCAATCTCACTCTTCCAAAAATTAGTTATGAATGTATGGAATTAGTTTTAATTCCAAATCTGCTTCATGAAGCTTGGTTTGGAAGCATCAGGCAGGACTAGCACCTAGATCCCTCCTCCTAAGGGTGCTAAGAAGCACCAACCCTGCTTTTCCCACACACCAGTATGCAATTTTACATCTTTATATTATGGTGATGCAAACTTTTTACTTTATGGCTCTCATCTCCAAAATAGGGATGTGCTgtgaaaagaaacttttaatagtgaaaagctgtgagaaaatatactgctgtgcagagctctgcacaaaAGTTAGAAGTGAGAATGAAGGGAATGGACAAGACcataaaaactatttaaaacCTTAGCTCCTGCCAAAGAGACAAGTACTTTGCCCCAACACCGAACATTCCTTTCAATTGCCAGAGAAAGGCGAAACACCACGGCCTTCATCCCTGGATTGGTAGAAGCACTTCTAAAAGACAAGCTAAAGAGGTGATGATGGTTTCCTTTAAAACGGGCAGCTAGCCAGGGGGTTTAAGGCCAGTATATCAGCTAATACCCCCGTGGCCAggtattatatttttttaccaAGTATGATAACTATGTTAACTGTAGTAGGAAATCAAAAGAGACAGGGGTAGTTCTTTATCTTGAAAGTGAACTGACACAATTTAACTGCATCCATACTGTTAAATTTTCTTAGCCTTCAAAACAAGATGTTCACATTCAAACACCTATCAAGAACAGTACATTGTCCCCATTAATTCCAGCTATATTTGGAAGATGTCAGAAACTTTCTGAGGGCTTCTCCAGTAGATTTGCAAGTGGGCCTTGCTACTGTTTTGTTTCAGGTACCAAGGCAGCCCCCATGACCACATAATGTGGAGTTATCCACACTCACTCCCCTTTCAGCAATAGCAGAGAACTGCCTGTGGTCAAAGGTGGGGCCAGGAATGGACTGGATCAGTTTCATGTTACTGCGAATGTCACTTCCCAAAATGTGCCACACTTTTCAGAGAGTGAAGTAAAACCTCTCTCTCCATTTACAAACACTGCCAACAATCCAGCTTTGCCTTTTCggttttgttctttctgttaCTGCTCAAGTCAGCTGCAGAAATATGTGTGGGAACGGAACAGAAAAGCAGTAAGCTCCTACAGACACCATTGCTTGATTAAATGGATCTCCACATTGAAATCCTGGTGTAGACTTCAATTAGATGATTACAATATTGAGTTCCTGCTacagtttaaagaaaattacagatGCTCAAGGAAAGGCCTTCTCTCTGAACTTACATTGTCAAAGAAGCAGTCATAGCCATCAGGAGAGGCTTTATGCAGCGCTTCATCCAGAGATTTAACAGTCTTGTAATTAAAGGCTTCATCAAAGcctatttttttcagatagGCAACCTTGTCAtctgagccagcacagccaacCACTTTGCAACCctgcaaggaaaggagaaaaacagttATAAACATCCCCTGACAACAGAGGCTGACACTCAGAGTGTGCTAGTTGAAGGGCTCACCCTTTAAGTAAGGCTGTTGTCAGTATATGAGCTCCTGAAACATCCAGCTAGATTTGCAATGTACTCAGGAGCTTTTCCATCTCAAGACCCTAGTGTAGGCATTCCTTCAGGGATGCTTGTCCTATGATCATTCATGGCCCTGTTGCCCTGTTTAAGAGCTAAGTCTTCTCAGCAGCAAGTATAAGCAGTTCAAGCCACTCACCCCAATTTTAGCGAGCTGCCCCACTACAGAGcccacagcaccagctgcagcatTAACCAGGACTGTCTCTCCTGGCTTCATCTTGCAGACCTCCAGCAGACCAAAATATGCAGTGAggctgcaaagaaaatgaaagaatgttCAGTGAGGAATAAAAGatgacagacacacagacataaTTTGACCACACAGATCAAAAATATTGTCACTACCAGCACAAGATTAAGTTTTCTTGTATCGTGAAATACAAAACTTAATCCAACCTTCTTGATTTGGCTTTTTCACAGccatcccagaaaaaaacccacagacaCACTGCTGGGAAAGAGATTGTTGAGGCAGAAATCTCTCTAAGGCGAAAACAGCTTTTGTTGTGCTCATTAGtcagaaggaaaagcacagatAACTAACTCTGTGACAACTCAGTTACATACTGGAGGAGATAGGAAATCCAACGCAGACAGAGGTCACTTGCCAATTGGTATCTACTAGATTAAATTATACTCATCACAAATCAAAGCTggcagaaaaagataaaaagcttGCTGATgggctccctgctccagagggctACTGCGCTATGTCTACTGGGTGAAAcacagaattgttaaggttggaaaagacctccaagatcaccgagtccaacctttgaccagTTACCACCTTGACAACTAAACCTTAGTTTTAAGCGCCActtccagttgtttcttgaGCACCTTCAGGGACAGTGaatccaccacttccctggacagtCTGTTCCAACGCTTGACGAtctcttctgtgaagaaattcttcctgatgtccaacctgaacatCCCCTAatgcagcttgaggccatttcctgttgtcctgtcacttgttacctgcAAGAAGAGACTCACCCCCATTTGGCTACAACCTCattcaggtagttgtagagaaGAGTAAGGTCTCCTTGAGCCTGTTTTTATCCATGCTCAACAAgtccagctccttcagctgcttctcatcagacttgtgctccaggtCCTTCATCAGCTCTGTCACCCTTCTCTGGATATGCCCCAACAACTCAAAgtctttcttgtagtgaggggcccaaaactggaAACTGAACTTCAGGTCTCAGCAGTGCACTAGTAATCTGCAGGAACTACTAAAGTAGCTCATCAACTGGCCCAGAATCCCACAGAAGTCTTCTAATTTCTAAATTCAAGCTCAGAGCTTCCCACTTGGTCTCAACTGAAAGAGTTAACTGAATTCCTGTATAAGACATCTAGAAAAAACATGCATCTTGACTGATCTTAAAATGAAATCTGAGAAGTTCTCCACCACACACaattttacaataattttgAAAGCCTTGCAGATCATTAGGACTGCCTAAGTCCTGATGTCCCATAAAAATTACAGAGaatgaaataagaaatgcaAGCAGATTACTGACAGATTCCAATAGTATATACGGattccaaagcacagcactttTGTCTGCTGCAGTGCAATTTAAAGACCATCTATTTTGCTGCATGATACAGCATCTGTcttttgcattttggggttgATTCTGGAAATACAGTGAGAAAAGCAGAGCCCAATCAGTAAAAACAAACTAGTCCAGGCGCCAGCGAAGTTTGAGACTTTCCACTGACTTTAACACAGACTGAACTAGAttctttccagctcttcctggaTCCTCTTTCTGACCTATTACAGCTCCTCAAGAAGAGGCACAATAATCTCCACGACAAATCTCCTCTGATGTTGAGGATGGGCTAAACTTCATGCCCTATACAGGGCCAGGGCATCCAGAAGCATGCCTTTTTTAGCAGCGTGAATAGGCAGTATGCTGGTAGAACAAGACAAAGATCAATACAAACAGGAAGAAACCTCCTGCACACCAAAATCCAGGGGATAGTTGCCTTTTCATCTCTGCCTTTTCATCATCAAACTTACCCTGGCATGCCAACTGTTCCAAGAGCTAGAGATACGGGGAGTGATTCCGGCCAATTGGAAGGAAGAAGTTGTAGGTCTTTCCCATCAGAGATAAAATGagttctccagcccctgccagccacAACAAAGGCCCCCACTGTGAAAGCAGGATTTTTGCTTTCTACTACCctgtttaaaaagtaaaataaaataaaaaaataaaccacaaaaaaacaaaaccaaaaccacatcCTGTTAGAAACAAATCAATACTGGTTCTTCCATTCTTCCTGtgattcagaaaagaaatatttcacataaTGATTTTTAATCCATACCTGCTGATGCTGTAGGTCTCAAGTGTTTTTCCTGAAATGTCTACAAGCTCTTCTCATGAGGGAAATACTGGCAAGATGATTTTAGATTTAGCCCTGCCCACAATAAACCAAATTTTCACACACAAATGCCAACAGTTTCTTTGACTAGCACCAGTTTGGTTTGAGACCAGACCAGGCTTCTGTGACTTAGAATGCAGGAAAGAGGACACTGGAATTAAAGCACGGaacagcaaggagctgctgatAGGCTGTCTGTTCTCAGACAACTTGGACCTCATTTAAAAATCGAAGATCCTGAAGATGGAACCCCTTGGGGTAATGAAACCAGATAAAAAGCAATATCTAAAATCATGGAGATATCCATATTAGCATCTCTGTGCCAAATGAAAATTCCACTTTCTTAGCTCAACAAGAAAACCGTGTTGGAAAGGGGTAGACAAGCAGCTTAGAATTATTAGAAACAGTTGACCTTCTGTTCATCAGACTTGGTTGTTAATTTATCCCAGCCCTCAAtgtttctgcagagaaatgcaaGAGTCAAAGGCCACAGATATTCCTTGGCAGCAGCttacaggcagcacagcaggaacaaaCCGACACAAGGAAACATCTGCAGCTACATTACCACAAGCTTGGGAAAAGGATGGATTTAAGGTTAAATAACCCTTTGGCAGAGATATTTTCAGCTGGAGTAGACAGCATGCATGGCTGCAGACATGCAGCTACTAGCACATCAGGTTGTAAAATATGAAGTTCAAAATGTGCCAAGTACAATGGTTGGTCCTTTATACTTGTAAAAATTGCCTTTGAAGACATTATCACCAAAAACAACATACAGATTTTATCACAGGTATATATGCTCTCCAGAAAGGCAAAAGAGATTCTTAGAGGAAAAACACATTCCAACCACTTAGTGGTAAGAACGTCAGTAGCAGAAGTATGTAGACCCAAGTCAAGGAGGGGTAACATAGGCTGCAGATGTCTGGAGTGTCAGCACACTCCTGTTCTGATCTGCCATGCACATTAATAACAGGAACTGAAGGTCTTACCTGGCAACCTGCGTGCCTATCATTATGTCACCCTCCTTCATATCCCTTCGACTGTAAGGTCTGCAACACAGGCAAACACAGCTTACTGTGTGAAACTTTAGTAACGTTCCAGACACACTAGGAACTAGTAGCAACTGTTTGACCCAGAAAGAGAGTATCTGTTGTTAACAGGTATCAATTAGCTTGCCATTGTAACAGCATGACCGGATGCTTTTCAGAGCCAGCTACTTGGGCATCCTGGGCAGGAATGCTGGTGGGATGATAGCAATAATCTTCACAGCATGGTCCATCTGTACAAGAAGCCTGAGACCCAGAGAACTATCTCTGAATTTAGTGTCAACAATGCCTCTTCAAACTACCCAGTCTCCCTGTGCTTCAGCTACCCCCTATTGGGTATATCAGCAATGTCCAACTTAAAATGTGTGTACTTAAGTACAAGTTTGCTAAGTTAAATTAAGCAGGAGCTGCTACAAGGCTGCAGTCTCATTTGAGTACATTGCATTCCAGCTGAAGACATGACAAGGAACAACAGCTGATTCCAAGAAAAGTCTAGGGCAGCAGAAATGTTACCCCAACGTCTAGTTAAATCTGGCACACTTCCATATATTGAGTCTTGTAATTCACATACATTTTTGAAAAAGCACACAAAGGCATTGGGACACTGATAACAGCAGTGGGTGCTGCCCACTGCTGTTTTGAGGTTTAAATGGCAATTTAAATGAAGCGCTTTAGCCAGAAATTCGGAAAGGACAAAAAGGTATACCTCATGTAAGGATCAACACTGAGAAACACTGATTCAAGCAGCAACTCTGCAAcgaaagacaaaacaaattcctGGATATTATCAGTGCAGTAGAGCATAGTTTCCACCAGCCAATCTTCCAACTAAATTGATATGAACTCCAGACTGCTCAAAATCTCCCTTATCCCTTCTTTGTTTAGGAAAAACCTACCAGAAACAACTATGACATTCTTTAGTTTTGGATTATTGGTATgctgttgaaaaagaaaatttccccAGTGTAGCTTTAGCAAACTATCTTATTTTCAATCTTGCAATTTTGCATGTATCTCCTCTCTCTACAGAAGAGTGAAGCAGCCAGAGTTCCTAAACAAAACTCTCATTTAATTTCGATATATATAAAATGTCATCCCATGATTCAGCCAGAAGAGGGTGGCACAGGTCAAACACAAACTGTCTGCCTTAAAGAGAAAGCATTAGTTCCTCTTTTCTAAATAGCCTAATCCACTTTACTCTCTCTAACAACACTAGTTCTTGGGAAAGACCTTGTTAAACATGTTTTAAACTTTTCATTTACACAGCACTTTTAGCGGTTCACCTCCACCTgctaatatttttcattgcctgtgctgcaggggtcTAGCTGGAAATGTACTCAGATGTTAAGTACCTTCCCATTACTCAAGAGTGAGCAGAAAGCCATGTAACATAACATCGCCTTTAAAAGTGTCACTGTTGTGTGAACTTATGCCTCTTTTTGCTTTAGGGtttaaaatatgaaggaaaaaaatactcttaATGTTCTTAAATACCCACACACATTAAATTTTTAAGTGTATCCGTAAATGTAAGAAGAAttccattttcaaatatttcagttgtAAACATAATTGGTACTTTAATATCCTTCTGGACAATTCCTTCTACACACCTTTTAAAGTGCGGCAAATTTTGTAACTGACAAATGGTGGGATGAGTCTCAAGAAAATACAGTACAAATGTTCATGTGAAACCAAAAATCGAAGTTCGTTCTTTTACCAACAGTCTTGCTATTGATATGATGATAAATTATCATATTCCTTAATCTCCTCCAGAGAAACACAGGAATaaaaactgtctttttttttctatttatattcaACATCTCTTCTTGTTGCAACAGATCAAATAAGATaaggaacaacaacaacaacaaaaaattttgAATGCAGGCAGAAATCTTGCCATCTTTCTTCTTGAAATAAAAGATCAACCTTCACTGACTCCAGCCCCGAGGTCTTTCAGGCTCATTCCCAGTGCAGTCACTCTGCTCTCCCCTAACACTATCCTCAATATTTTCTCCATCAGCATGAAAAACTCCACTGAAAACCAACTGCTATAGGGTATCATGTTCTCCATATTTTTCCAAATGATTTTGAAAATCAAAgtagataaaaatattttactagtAAAACATGTTAGGAACTTAATACAGTTACTTCATTGGCTCTGAGTCACAGTCcacatctctctctctgcatTAAACAAATTATCTTCTTGTGTTTGTTCGTTTTGAGGCCACATCACTTCTTCACGGTGATTTTCTCCATTTGCAAACACATTCCAATGCCTTTGTCATCAGGCAGCAAGTGTGATCAGGCAGCAGAAACTGTGAAAGGTAGGCCCCAATTGCTGTGTGATGGGCTTAGAATTCAATCATTGTTTCTAAGGGACTTATCAGAAGGCAAGGTGTCTTTGAAACCACCAACCCCATCAGTATACTTCTTCAGCAATTGTCCTTCTCCCTTAAGGTGCATGGCTTGTGACAAGCCAGCAATTTTTGAAAATCCAAAGAGAAACATGCAGTTTTATAGCTCCATAGCCACACATCAGCAAACATATAACCTCCAGAAAAAATTGTAATAACAAGTAGCACTCTGCTCACCTCCATCCTTTAGATTTGGTAGCTCTATCTTTTTCAGGTCAAAGTCACTGGTTTTGGGAAAACCATCAAAATGCTTCTTCAGAGCCCATGCCTTGGCAATCACCATCCTGTGTACAAACACAGACAAAGCACACCTGTCAAAGCAATGCTCAACAGTGCCGGGCTGCTTGTGGGCTGGTTTAGATTTCATCAGGCAAAACACCTATCTCAATAATGTGCCATCACACAAGAAAGTCTCTGCTTGTCTCTGTGGTAATGTCACCAGATtaagaaaatgtcagaaaagtCTCCTTATTGCA is part of the Camarhynchus parvulus chromosome Z, STF_HiC, whole genome shotgun sequence genome and harbors:
- the PTGR1 gene encoding prostaglandin reductase 1, which translates into the protein MVIAKAWALKKHFDGFPKTSDFDLKKIELPNLKDGELLLESVFLSVDPYMRPYSRRDMKEGDIMIGTQVARVVESKNPAFTVGAFVVAGRGWRTHFISDGKDLQLLPSNWPESLPVSLALGTVGMPGLTAYFGLLEVCKMKPGETVLVNAAAGAVGSVVGQLAKIGGCKVVGCAGSDDKVAYLKKIGFDEAFNYKTVKSLDEALHKASPDGYDCFFDNVGGEFASVAINQMKKYGRIAVCGAISQYNDSVPQKGPYVQLPMIFKELRMEGFLVTQWNSRREEGLQALLKWVMEGKVKCHEQVTEGFENMPMAFIGMLKGENLGKAVVKV